TTTTTCGCCAATTATTTCCGGCTCGCCCACGAGGCCTATGAGGCCTGGATGTCCGCCGTCGGGTTCGACTTCTTCCACCTGATCCACGAGGCCGACTATCTCGTGCTCATCGTCCGCGCCGAGTGCGATTTCAGGCGCCCGCTCCGCGTGGGCGACGGTGTGACCGTGCGGATGACCGCTTCCGGCATCGGCCGCTCCTCCTTCACGCTCGCCTACACTGTTGTGGACGACGACGACCGCGTCGTCGCCCAGGGCGCCACCGTGCATGCCTGCGTGGGCAAGCCGGATCTCAACTCCGTCCCTCTCCCGGCCGGACTGAAAACGGAACTGGAGAAGCTGCAGTAAGGGGGGCGGGGCGCCGGCAACCCTTCGGGGAGATCCTGAAGCTTCCGGAGGAGCGTTCTTTTCGCGGCCCTCTCTCCCGTAAAAGGGAACGCTCGCCGTCTACCCCGCGGTCTTCTCTCCTGCCTGCCCGTAGAGTGCTTGCGCCACCCGCTCGAGATACTTTCGGTCCGGTTTCAATCCCGCCCGCGCCTCCTCGGGGATCAACGCCACCCGCACCGGCACCGCGTAGGCCGGGAGCCTCTCCCTGAACATCTCCCGCACCTGCGCGGGAGTATCCGCCCGCCCGCCGGCGAGAAGGACATAATCCCGCAGGAGCCGCGTCGTGCCGTCGTACGTGCGCGGATCTTTCCGCACGAAAGAGACGAAAGCGAACGGCCGCTGCCCGTACTGCGCGTCCTCGACCGCGACCACCACCGCCTCGGCGACATCCGGCAACTCCAGAAGCATCTTTTCCACCAGCTCCGGCTGCACGTTCTCGCCGCCGGAGATGAGCATGTGGTCCTTTCGGCCGGTCACGCGAAGATACCCGTCGGGCTCCAGCTCCCCCCGGTCGCCCGTGTGGAACCATCCCTCGGCGTCGGCGATCGTCCGCAGGCCATTCGATTCCAGGTACCCCGGCGAGAGCACAGGCCCCCGCACGAGGATCTCGCCCGACTCATCGATTCGAAGTTCCCGGAAGGGCAGGAGTCTGCCCGACCCGAACAGCCGCCGGAGGGGATCGTCCGGGGCCGTCGTGGTCACCTGAGAGCACATTTCCGTCAGACCGTAGGAGGTGAACAGCGGCAGACCCCGCGCGGCGGCCGCTTCGATCAGGCCGCGCGGCGCCGCCGCTCCCCCGATCAGGACAGCCTTCAACCCGGCCCGGTGGCCTCCCTCGGCGAGGTACCGCCGCAGTTGCGTCGGCACCATCGAGCAGTGGGTGACGCCGAGCGTCTCGATCGACTCCGCCGGATTCGCCGGTCGGCGCCCCGGCACGACCGCCGCGCCGGCGAGCATCGCCCGGTACAGGATCGCGATCCCGCCCACGTGGTGCAGCGGCAGCGACAACAGCCACCGGTCGCCCTCCGCCAGCGGGAGGTTCTCGTTTGATCCGAGCGCGCTGTAGTAGTGGTTCCCGACCGTGTGCAGACACAACTTCGGCGTCCCGGTGGACCCCGAGGTGAGCACGCCGGTCGCCTCCAAACGGAGGTTGCGGCGGAAATCCGTCCGGTCCGCTTCCGCCGGCGAGAGGAGAATCTGCGCCTCAATTTCGGCAACCTCCTCCCAGGTGGCGGCGGCGAAGGGGATATGCTCCCGGCGGTCCTGAGCGACGACCGCGACAATTCCCTGCTCCGCCGGCAGCGCCGCCCGCACCAGCGGCGCCGGCAGAGCGCCGTCGACCACCAGCGCGGTCGCCCCGGCTCTTCCCGCGGCCAGGAACGTGATGATGACGTCAAGGGAGGGCTCGTCCCCGGCTTTCGGGACAAGCAGAGCGAGCCGCCGCAGCGGTCCGAGCCGCGTTTCCAAGCGGGCCAGCGCCGCCGCGCGGCGATTCACGGCGCGGTTGGCCTCGGCGTAGCTGTACTCCCGCGCCGGCGTCACGAGAAAGGGCGCCGCGGGCCGCCGGCGCGCCGCCTCCCCCAGCGGACAGGGGATATCAGTCATGCGCCGGTTCTCCGAGGCGGTCCGGACGCACTTCGAAAGTCCCCGCGGGAAGGGCGGACAGGTCGATTTGCCCCTGCGCGATGCGGAGCGGTTCCACGGTCAGATCCTCGGCGAGCGCGTCCTGCGTGTCCAGTCCCATGGCGACATTCTCGCCGGCCTCGCCGTCGTTGAGGCAGGCGCCGATTTCGGCCAGCATCGCCAGTGTGAGGCTCGATTCGTAGGCCGAGCTGATCACCGCCAGCATCCCCGCCCGGCGCGCCCGCCGGGCAAACCACATCGCCCACTCGAATCCCAGCAGGGTCGGCTTGAGCACGATCGCCCGCACCCCGCGGACTTGCGACAGCGCTTTCGGCGAGATCGTGCGCAGGCTCTCGTCGAGCGCGACAGGAAGGCGGAATCCGCCGCGGTGAGTCAGTTCGAGCAGCTCGAGAAAACTGCGCACCGGCTCCTCGATGTACTCGATGTCGTACGGCGCGGCCGCCTGCCCGAACCGGATCGCGGTGGGGATATCGAACGCCCGGTTGGCATCGAGCCGGAGCTTGGCGCGCGGGCCGATCGTCTCGCGCACCCGGCGCACCGCCTCTATGTCCTCGTCGAACGGCCGCCGCCCCACTTTGAGCTTGAACGCCCCGAAACCTTCGCCCTTGCGGCGCTCTGCCTGCCCGAACGCCTCATCCGCCGATCCGCTCAGAAGGGCGTTGACGGTGATCCTCTCCCGGGGATTGGGACAGAGCAGGCGGTGCAGCGATTTCCCCTGGCGGTGTGCCACCAGTTGGAGCACGGCGGTCTCCATCGCGACCGACACCGAGGCTGTCAACCAGCTGTGGCCCAGCCAGTTGCCGAAACCGCCATCGAGCCGCTCGAGACCGGCGGGGATTTGCGCCCCCTGCACACCGGCCCGGAGTTCCCGCAGTTCCCGCTCGGCATCGGCCAGCGATTCCCGGCTGTGTCCCGGAAGCGGCGCCGCCTCCCCCCAGGCCGTGGCGCCGTCCTCGAGCGTCACTTTCACAAGCATGCCCTCGCGGGAGCGCAGTTCCTCGCCCCGAATGACCGGCGGCCGCCGGAACGGCAGTACATAGCGGTAGAGCTGAACCTGCGCGATTCTCACCACCACCATCCTATCGAAAACAGCAGGCTGTACAGCAAGAGCAGTTTCCCCGTCGTGGCCAGCAGCCTGTTGAGCGTCGGTCCGTCGGTGGCGCGGCGGATCGTACGGAACGCCGCCAGCGCCGGAAGTATCGTGAGCGATGCAATAATCGCCGACGAGTGCCCCTCGGTCAACAGCGCGAGCGCAGCGGGAATGCCCGCGGCGATTGCGACGGCGAGGACATACTCCCACTGGGCGAAGGTTCGCCCGAACCGCGCGGCGAGCGTGCGCTTGCCGGCCCGACGGTCGCTCTCGATGTCGCGGAGATTGTTGACCGTCAGGATCGCCACGGAGAACAACC
This genomic stretch from Candidatus Zixiibacteriota bacterium harbors:
- the menC gene encoding o-succinylbenzoate synthase; translation: MRIAQVQLYRYVLPFRRPPVIRGEELRSREGMLVKVTLEDGATAWGEAAPLPGHSRESLADAERELRELRAGVQGAQIPAGLERLDGGFGNWLGHSWLTASVSVAMETAVLQLVAHRQGKSLHRLLCPNPRERITVNALLSGSADEAFGQAERRKGEGFGAFKLKVGRRPFDEDIEAVRRVRETIGPRAKLRLDANRAFDIPTAIRFGQAAAPYDIEYIEEPVRSFLELLELTHRGGFRLPVALDESLRTISPKALSQVRGVRAIVLKPTLLGFEWAMWFARRARRAGMLAVISSAYESSLTLAMLAEIGACLNDGEAGENVAMGLDTQDALAEDLTVEPLRIAQGQIDLSALPAGTFEVRPDRLGEPAHD
- a CDS encoding AMP-binding protein — its product is MTDIPCPLGEAARRRPAAPFLVTPAREYSYAEANRAVNRRAAALARLETRLGPLRRLALLVPKAGDEPSLDVIITFLAAGRAGATALVVDGALPAPLVRAALPAEQGIVAVVAQDRREHIPFAAATWEEVAEIEAQILLSPAEADRTDFRRNLRLEATGVLTSGSTGTPKLCLHTVGNHYYSALGSNENLPLAEGDRWLLSLPLHHVGGIAILYRAMLAGAAVVPGRRPANPAESIETLGVTHCSMVPTQLRRYLAEGGHRAGLKAVLIGGAAAPRGLIEAAAARGLPLFTSYGLTEMCSQVTTTAPDDPLRRLFGSGRLLPFRELRIDESGEILVRGPVLSPGYLESNGLRTIADAEGWFHTGDRGELEPDGYLRVTGRKDHMLISGGENVQPELVEKMLLELPDVAEAVVVAVEDAQYGQRPFAFVSFVRKDPRTYDGTTRLLRDYVLLAGGRADTPAQVREMFRERLPAYAVPVRVALIPEEARAGLKPDRKYLERVAQALYGQAGEKTAG
- a CDS encoding acyl-CoA thioesterase → MYTYRTAVKLHDTDAAGVLFFANYFRLAHEAYEAWMSAVGFDFFHLIHEADYLVLIVRAECDFRRPLRVGDGVTVRMTASGIGRSSFTLAYTVVDDDDRVVAQGATVHACVGKPDLNSVPLPAGLKTELEKLQ